Proteins encoded by one window of Salmo trutta chromosome 17, fSalTru1.1, whole genome shotgun sequence:
- the LOC115151669 gene encoding U6 snRNA-associated Sm-like protein LSm4: MLPLSLLKTAQNHPMLVELKNGETYNGHLVSCDNWMNINLREVICTSRDGDKFWRMPECYIRGSTIKYLRIPDEIIDMVKEEVVSKGRGRGGMQQNKQQGKGRGGGAGRGVFGGRGRGMPGVGMPGVGRGQQQQEKKPAGGKPQGVKNQH, translated from the exons ATG CTACCTCTATCTTTGCTGAAGACTGCACAGAACCACCCAATG CTGGTGGAGTTGAAGAATGGAGAGACGTATAACGGACACTTGGTCAGTTGTGACAACTGGATGAATATAAATTTACGAGAAGTCATCTGCACCTCAAGG GATGGAGATAAATTTTGGAGGATGCCTGAGTGTTACATCAGAGGAAGCACCATAAAGTACCTGCGTATCCCTGATGAGATCATTGACATGGTGAAGGAAGAGGTGGTGTCCAAGGGCCGCGGGCGAGGGGGCATGCAGCAGAACAAACAGCAGGGCAAGGGTCGAGGGGGAGGAGCAGGCAGAG GTGTGTTTGGAGGCCGTGGTCGGGGCATGCCAGGAGTGGGCATGCCAGGAGTGGGCAGAGGCCAGCAGCAACAGGAGAAGAAGCCTGCTGGTGGCAAACCTCAGGGAGTCAAGAACCAGCACTGA
- the LOC115151668 gene encoding pyroglutamyl-peptidase 1 isoform X2: MATTVTLEKCGRNHGYKGLDNSRFCPHSQCCIEGGPDCIDSVIDMESVCKRVTASGLGVAVSVSKDAGRYLCDFTYYTSLYLSHGRSAFVHVPPIAKPYSGEDLGRALQAIIQEMLDMLDRAEEKIHCQHVH; encoded by the exons ATGGCCACCACCGTTACCTTGGAGAAATGTGGCCGTAACCATGGCTACAAGGGTCTGGACAACAGCCGCTTCTGTCCCCATTCTCAGTGTTGCATTGAGGGGGGTCCTGACTGCATTGACTCTGTTATTGACATGGAATCGGTCTGCAAGAGAGTGACAGCCTCTGGCCTAGGTGTAGCAGTGTCCGTCTCAAAAGATGCTGGCAG ATACCTCTGTGACTTCACCTACTACACCTCTCTGTACCTGAGCCATGGGCGCTCAGCGTTCGTCCACGTGCCTCCCATAGCAAAGCCTTATAGTGGAGAGGACTTGGGTAGAGCCCTTCAAGCCATCATACAAGAGATGCTGGACATGCTAGACAGAGCCGAAGAGAAGATCCACTGTCAGCACGTGCACTAA
- the LOC115151668 gene encoding pyroglutamyl-peptidase 1 isoform X1, with protein MDNSKRNVVVTGFEPFGAHTINASWVAVQELKKLGLGKDVDLHVYEVPVEYQAVQSLVPSLWKQYHPQLVVHVGVSGMATTVTLEKCGRNHGYKGLDNSRFCPHSQCCIEGGPDCIDSVIDMESVCKRVTASGLGVAVSVSKDAGRYLCDFTYYTSLYLSHGRSAFVHVPPIAKPYSGEDLGRALQAIIQEMLDMLDRAEEKIHCQHVH; from the exons ATGGACAATAGTAAGCGGAATGTTGTTGTAACAG GGTTTGAGCCATTTGGAGCACACACCATTAATGCCAGTTGGGTAGCAGTCCAG GAACTGAAAAAGCTGGGCTTGGGAAAGGACGTAGACCTGCATGTGTATGAGGTGCCTGTCGAGTACCAGGCAGTCCAGAGTTTGGTTCCGTCATTATGGAAGCAGTATCATCCCCAG TTAGTGGTCCATGTTGGAGTCTCGGGTATGGCCACCACCGTTACCTTGGAGAAATGTGGCCGTAACCATGGCTACAAGGGTCTGGACAACAGCCGCTTCTGTCCCCATTCTCAGTGTTGCATTGAGGGGGGTCCTGACTGCATTGACTCTGTTATTGACATGGAATCGGTCTGCAAGAGAGTGACAGCCTCTGGCCTAGGTGTAGCAGTGTCCGTCTCAAAAGATGCTGGCAG ATACCTCTGTGACTTCACCTACTACACCTCTCTGTACCTGAGCCATGGGCGCTCAGCGTTCGTCCACGTGCCTCCCATAGCAAAGCCTTATAGTGGAGAGGACTTGGGTAGAGCCCTTCAAGCCATCATACAAGAGATGCTGGACATGCTAGACAGAGCCGAAGAGAAGATCCACTGTCAGCACGTGCACTAA